The DNA segment TCGTCCTCCTAACTTTGAAATCAATCCAGTCATTGGGGAAATTGATGATCCAGCAAATCAACGCCAGCTAGTCATGACTTTTCCATTATCAAAAGAAGGAAATGCCGTAATATACGGATCTGCTACTAGTGGAAAATCCACCTTCTTAAGAACACTAATCTACTCATTAATGCAAGATCATTCAGCTGCAGAATTAAACCTGTATCTTCTTGATTTCGGCTCTGAAACCTTACGTGCCTTTTCAAAAGCACCGCATGTCGGTGATGTTTTATTATCACATGAAGCGGAGAAAGTCAACAATTTATTCAAAATGTTATATCAGGAAGTTGAACAACGGAAGAAGCAATTCTCGGATTATGGTGGAGATTATCAGTCATACCGCAAAGCAACAAAGACAACGCTGGCGTCAATTGTGATTGTCATTCACAACATTGCAGGTTTTACGGAAATGTTTGAGGACAAAGAAGAAGCGCTTGGATATCTCACTAGAGAAGGATTGAAATATGGTATCTATTTTATTGTTACGGCTGCTAATACTGGAGCAGTAAGGTACCGACTACTTCAAAACTTTAAACAGCTTTTTGTCCTGCAGTTGAATGACACCTCTGATTATTCAGGGGTACTCGGGAATATAGAAGGTGTCTATCCCTCCAAATTAAAAGGTAGAGGGATTTATAAGACGGATCAAGTCTATGAATTCCAAATCGCTCTTGTCCATCAAGATCTTGATAACATTTTAGAATACATCCGCAACTACTGTGACAACTTAGCGAAGAAAAGCCATATGTTTGCCAAAAGAATTCCAACTCTTCCTGATAAGGTAGATAGTGACTTCTTAATGAATGAGATAAAAAACAGTCCTGACGGAAGAATACCTGTTGGAGTAGAAAAAAACAGACTGGAAATTTCATATTTTGAGTATAATCGGTCGTATATCAATCTTGTATTATCACAAAACAATGAGAAAGCTGATTTTGTTCAAGGTCTAGCTGAATTATTAATAGAGAAAGGGAATTCCACCGTTACAGTTCTCGATCCTGAAGATAAATTTTTACATGATAGCTCAAAAACATACAGCTATCAAGGAAAGAAATCAGACTATGATCAGACAGTCGTGGAAATGTTCAATCTCTTAGTATTAAGAAACAATACCTATAAAGAGGCCTTGACTGCCCGAGAAACTGCTCCATGTTTCGAAAAACAAATTTATATAATTACTTCCCTATCTGCATTACAAATAAGACTATCTGCAGATTCAAAGGATAAGTTGAAAATATTGCTAGAAAAAGGGGATAGGACCTACAATGTGCATTTTTTCATCTGTGAAAGTGTCTCCTATCTATCAACCGTATCCTTTGAGCCTTGGTTTAAAACTCATTTATCAATGAAGGATGGGATATGGATTGGTAATGGAATAACTAACCAATATCAATTCAAATTAAACAAAATCACCAATGATATGTATCAGGAAATCGGTGAGGATTTCGGTTACATGATTAAAAGTGGAAACACCTCTCTAGTTAAATTACTGACTTCGTGTAATCGGAATGTGGAGGTTATGCTGTGATGGAGAAAATTCTAATTGAGGTATTTGTGCCAGCAATCGAAAAAACCTTTGATGTATACATTCCTCCAACTCTTAAAATGCATGAAATCGAGATGTTGTTATCTAGTGCCATATCTGAATTATCTAGCGGTTATTTTGCAAAATCACCCGATACCGTGTTATGCGAAAGGAAAAATGGAATTATCATTGATATTAACAAATCAGCGAGTGAGCTCGGCTTACAAAACGGCTCAAACCTGATGTTAATATAAAATTTAAAATTTAATAGAGAGGGGTTTTAGTATTGGGGAGGAAAATTGTAGTTGATCCGGCAAAACTCGAATCAGCTTCACAAAAAATTGATGCGCAAGCAGCTGATTATGAGCGCCAATACACCAAGCTTTTCAGTGAGGTCGATGGAATGGGTTCTGCATGGCAAGGAGCAGATAACCTTGCTTATGTTACGCAAATTAAAGGCTTTATGGACGATTTCCAAGCAATGGTCGCTCTCATGAAGCAATACTCAGAGTTTTTGAAGCAGGCTGCAACAGTATACAGACAAACGCAATCTGAAACAATTAATGCTGCGAAAAAACTAACCAATTAATTGAACATTAAGGAGGTTCTTCCATGGCAGCTGAAGGAATTAATATATCTTTACCAGAGGTATCGAGTACAGCTCAATCGATTAAAGCAATCAATCAAGACCTTTCAACAAGATTAGAAG comes from the Neobacillus sp. PS2-9 genome and includes:
- a CDS encoding methyltransferase, whose translation is MEKILIEVFVPAIEKTFDVYIPPTLKMHEIEMLLSSAISELSSGYFAKSPDTVLCERKNGIIIDINKSASELGLQNGSNLMLI
- a CDS encoding WXG100 family type VII secretion target; translation: MGRKIVVDPAKLESASQKIDAQAADYERQYTKLFSEVDGMGSAWQGADNLAYVTQIKGFMDDFQAMVALMKQYSEFLKQAATVYRQTQSETINAAKKLTN